The genomic interval GGTCCCGACGTCCCCCGTGGACCAGCACCAGACGGTTCCCGCCACCCCGATGGAGGAACGGGTGGCCGCGGCGTACCGGCAGGTCCTCGGGCTCGAGGAGATCGACCGTGCGGTGCTCGACAGCGAGACGAACGGCTTCGCGCGCCTGCACGTCGACGGTCGCCGTGGGCGCATCCTCGGCGCCACGATCGTGGCGCGGCACGCTGGCGAGATGATTGGCGAAGTGACGCTCGCCATGACCTCCGGGCTCGAGGCAGCGGCGCTCTCGTCGACCATCCTTCCGTATCCCACGCAGGCCGAGGTCATTCGGCGCCTGGGCGATGCCTATCGGCGGTCGAGCCTCACGCCCAGGGTGCGCCGGCTCCTGGAGCGATACTTCCGCTGGAGACGGTAAGGCGGGTCACTCGATCTTCAGCGCGATCGTCGGGTCGATCCTGATCGCACGGCGTGCGGGGAGATAGCCTGCCGCGAACGCGACTCCGAGCAGCACGATTGCGATCACCGCGAAGGTCACGGGATCGGCAGGGCCAACTCCGTACAACAAGGCCACCAAGAACCGAGTCACCATTAAGGCCGTGATGAAACCGGCGGCAATTCCGATGGCTGACAAGAGCAGCGCCTGCCCGAGGACGAGTTTCAGGACATCACCGGTGGTGGCGCCCACGGCAATGCGGATGCCCAACTCTCGCGTGCGCCGGCTGACCGTATACGCCATTACACCGTAGAGTCCAACGGCGCACAACGTAAGCGCGAGCAGACCGAACAGGCTCAGCAGCGTTGCCGCCATGCGCTGGCGAAACAGCGAGACCCCGAGGTGCTCCCGCAAGGTGTCGGGGTCGAAGACCGGCATCTCCGGGTCGAGGGCGGCGACTTCGCCCTCCACCGCATGCAGCATCTCTTCCGGCTCCAAGGCCGTGCGCGCGACCAGAATCATGTTGGAGCGATAGTCTTGCAGCAACGGCAGGTAGAAGAAAGGCTGAGGCGCTTCACTCAAGCTCCGGTTCTTGACGTCCTTGACGACGCCGACGATCTCGAGCCATTCGCCCTCCACGTTCAGGCGTCTCCCGAGCGCATCCCCTCCAGCCCAGTAGCGCTGCGCCATCGTCTCGTTGATGATGACCGCGCGCTGCGTGTCATCGCGATCGCGCTCATCGAACTCGCGGCCACGCACCAACGGGATCCGCATGGTCTGAAAGTAATCGGGCCCGACCGTCTCGTAGTTGAAGCGCATGTCTTCGGCACGCGCGGGCGCATAGCCATCAATCACCACAGTCGCGAACGCGATGCCGCTCAGCGTGAGAGGGAGCCGGCGCGCCAGCGTGGCCGCCTCGACCCCTGGCAGCGTCGACACGCGCTCGACGAGCCGGCGATAGAACTCACGCCCGCGGCTCTCGTCGTAACCGCTCAGAAAGGGATCGAACGAGGCGAGCAGCACGCGCTCGGGATCGAAACCTGGATTCGCCAGAGATGCCTCCCGCAGACTACGGACCAGCAGGCCTGCGCTGATCAACGCGACCATCGAGAGCGCGACTTGAGCGATCACGAGCGCGTGGCGCAGAGACATCCGGCGCACGCCGCGCTCCGGCGTTGTCGTCGTGTCCTTCAAGGCGGCGACCAGATCCGGCTTGGACGCGTGGAGCGTCGGCGCCAGGCCGCACAGGATCGTGGTCACCACGGTCAGGGCCAGGGTGAATGCGAAGACGACGGCGTCCGGCCTGGTATCGAAGCTCACGTCCACCCCGAGCGGTGGAAGGAAGGCAGGAAGTGAACGGGCGCTCCAGAAGGCAAGGGTCAGCCCGAGGGCGGCGCCGAGTGACGCCAGCACCAGACTCTCGGACAACATCTGTCGCACCAATCGCTGCCGGCTTCCGCCCAGGGCCAGACGTAGCGCGATCTCCTTCCGTCGCGAGGCAGCGCGGCCCAACAGCAGGTTGGCCACGTTCGCGCAGGCGATCAGCAGCACGATAGCCACGGCAGTCATCAGCACGGCGAGTGACGACTGAAGGCTCTGCTTCAGGCTGAACGGCGACCGCGTGAGCAAGAACACGTCCGCGCCCATCTGTTCATTCGTCTGCGGAAAGGCACGCTCCAGTTGAGCCGCTAGAGACACGATGTTCGCGCGCGCCTGGTCCACGGTCACGCCAGGCCGGAGCCGGCCCATCACCATCAGCCAGCGACTGCCGCGGTCCGTCAACGAGAAATGCGGACGGGCGATGTAGTCCTTCATCATCACCGGCGTCCACACATCGAGGACGATTCCCGAGAAGCTGCTCCCGAACTCCTTCGGTGTAATGCCGATGACGATGAAGTCGCGCGCATTGAGCGTGACGGCTCGGCCGACGATGTTGGGATCGCCGCCGAAGCGGCGTTGCCACAATCCATAGCCCATGACGACGACCGGGCGAGCGTTCGGCGTCCGATCTTCTTCGGGGAGAAATGTGCGCCCGATGAGCGCCTTCACACCGAGCACGTCGAAGTAGTTGCCGGACACAATCGCGCCGCGTACGCGTTCCGGCGTGCCTCCGCGCCCGAGATTGACGGGCAGTACCTGATGAGCGACGACACCCGAGAGCACCTCGTTGCGGTCGCGCAGGTCCACGTAGTCGGGGTAGGACAGCGAGAGGGCGGAGTTGTTGCGCGTGGCGCCCCAGATCT from Luteitalea sp. carries:
- a CDS encoding FtsX-like permease family protein, giving the protein MMDTFWQDLRYSLRMLLKRPGFTAAVVITLALGIGANATIFTWIKVIFLERLQGVDQPDDLVEIWGATRNNSALSLSYPDYVDLRDRNEVLSGVVAHQVLPVNLGRGGTPERVRGAIVSGNYFDVLGVKALIGRTFLPEEDRTPNARPVVVMGYGLWQRRFGGDPNIVGRAVTLNARDFIVIGITPKEFGSSFSGIVLDVWTPVMMKDYIARPHFSLTDRGSRWLMVMGRLRPGVTVDQARANIVSLAAQLERAFPQTNEQMGADVFLLTRSPFSLKQSLQSSLAVLMTAVAIVLLIACANVANLLLGRAASRRKEIALRLALGGSRQRLVRQMLSESLVLASLGAALGLTLAFWSARSLPAFLPPLGVDVSFDTRPDAVVFAFTLALTVVTTILCGLAPTLHASKPDLVAALKDTTTTPERGVRRMSLRHALVIAQVALSMVALISAGLLVRSLREASLANPGFDPERVLLASFDPFLSGYDESRGREFYRRLVERVSTLPGVEAATLARRLPLTLSGIAFATVVIDGYAPARAEDMRFNYETVGPDYFQTMRIPLVRGREFDERDRDDTQRAVIINETMAQRYWAGGDALGRRLNVEGEWLEIVGVVKDVKNRSLSEAPQPFFYLPLLQDYRSNMILVARTALEPEEMLHAVEGEVAALDPEMPVFDPDTLREHLGVSLFRQRMAATLLSLFGLLALTLCAVGLYGVMAYTVSRRTRELGIRIAVGATTGDVLKLVLGQALLLSAIGIAAGFITALMVTRFLVALLYGVGPADPVTFAVIAIVLLGVAFAAGYLPARRAIRIDPTIALKIE